The Natranaerovirga pectinivora genome segment GTTTATAGAAAATCTTCAAAACACGAGATCCAAATAGGAGGTGGAGAGTGTAATCAAAGTAAATCCCCAGAAAACGGGAAACCTCAGGATCTTAGTTTCTTAAAATCCATCAAAAACCCAATGTTTCGTTATTTTTATTATCTTGAATGGGACTATATTAAAAAGCCTATAAAATCCTACTTAATTAATATAGCTGCAGTTTCTTTTATTGTCCTTATATACTACGCCTATACGGGATTGTTTTCATCAAATAACGATATATCTAACTTTCACAGGTCGTTATTTATTAGCTTATTAGTAAGTTATACTTCTGTGTTTATGCATCAAGGTGAGCAAATGATGAATAATGAAATGAAAATACTTCTTCCATTGTCTCCAATTAAAAAAGCAATTACTCATCTTCTTAACCGGATTCTTCGACCAACAGCATATGCTTTTTTAAATATAATAGGAGTGGTCCTGATAATTGGTCTTTCACACCGAGGATTATCTTTAATAATTCAACAACCCTATTTGCCTTATGGAAGCCTGATTTTAGAAATATTTATGTATACTTTGATGTTGTTACCTCTATCCATTGCTGCCTTTAGTTTGTTAGATTTTATATTAAAAGGGCTAATGGTTGTTATGCAAGGTTTAGGTTTTTTTAAGGTCTGTTCTTTGTTGAACAGAGGTACCTTCTTCTTTTATTTTTTCCCCTTGCTCTTCTTAGTTGTAATGAGAGGCGAAGAGTTACCAAGAATTGAAATTTTTATAAGACATTCAGCTATCCCACTTTATCTAGGAGTATTCGTCCTTAGTCAAATGGGCCTTTACTGGACAATGAAAAAGATCCAGGTGATCTCATCATGAAGCAAGAGTTTAGAGAAGGTATCACCATCTATAGTCAGATTGTTTCTAACATCGAGAATGCTATCCTTGAAGGAGAATTAAAGCCTGAAGAACGCCTTTCTTCTCTTCGAGAGAGCGCCGTGGAGATGGAGGTCAATATTAATACCATTATGCGGGCTTATAATCTACTAGAAGAGGAGGGGATCCTAAGGAAAAAAAGAGGTCTTGGTTTTTTTGTGAGTGAAGATGCCCTGAAAATCATCCAAAAAAAGCGACGAGAAGCATTCTATCAAAACACAGTCCCAGAACTTTCTAAAACCCTAGAACGATTGGGAATCAATGTGGACGACTTAATAGAGGCATTAAAGAAAGAAGGAACAAGCTAATATATGCTAATAAGTTTTGGAAAAAACATTTTACTTCATTGTTACATGAAGAGTTCGGAAAATAAGATATTTCCCCTCAGACTAGATTTTAACGGTTTGAGGGGTTTTTAGATCCAAGGGGTCCAACTATTACGCATATATGAAAAAATAATAACCAGTGTATGGATTATTATGATAGAAGATATAAGCAGCTAATGAAAGGAAGAAGGCATAATAATAAAAAGGTGACACTAGAAACGTCCCCAAGTCTTATTTAATATTCATCATTAGATGTAAGACAAACAGTTTTATAACTTCCTCAGACTAGGCTTTGAGGGAGTTTTTTGTTTGTCAAATCCTCTAAAAGCTGATATCATAATAAGGAAAGTGTCATACAAGCTAATGGGGCTGTATGTTGGCCATTGACCAGCCTATGCCTCTTAATGCGCAAGAGCCACAAGCTTTGTTGAAAGCAGTATTCTCTAATCCTTCCAAGCAAGTTTGACAATACTACTTTAAAATAAATAATAAAGGATTAAATATAGATGATGAAAAAATTAGTTATTGGGATATTAGCCCATGTAGATGCAGGTAAAACAACATTATCAGAGAGTTTGCTTTATCTGAGTGGGAAAATAGGAGAATTAGGTAGAGTGGATAAAAAGAATGCCTATCTAGACAATTATGAACTAGAAAGGGCAAGGGGAATCACTATTTTCTCTAAGCAAGCCATATTTGAAATTGATAGCACTCAGATTACTTTATTGGATACCCCAGGTCATGTGGATTTTTCCGCTGAAATGGAGAGAACACTTCAGGTACTGGATTATGCCATTTTAGTTATAAGTGGTGCTGATGGCGTGCAAGGCCATACCAAAACATTATGGCGATTGCTTCATATGTATCAGATACCTGTTTTTTTATTTGTTAATAAAATGGATCAATACGGAGTAGATAAAAATAAACTTATAAATGAAATAAAAAAGCAGTTAGATGATGGCTGCATTGATTTTGGACAAGCTAAGACAGATGACTTTTATGAAGAACTGGCTATATGTGATGAACTAATGATGGAAACTTATTTAGAAAAAGGGCATATTCAAACTGAGTCTATTAAAAAAGCCATCAAAGAGCGGAAAGTATTTCCCTGTTTCTACGGTTCCGCATTAAAATTAGAGGGTATTGAAACATTTATGGAAGGGATCGCTCAGTATACAATGATACCTTGTTATCCTAATGAATTTGGGGCTAAAATATTCAAGATTACAAGAGATGAACAAGGAAATAGGGTTACACACCTAAAACTTACAGGGGGAAGTCTTAAGGTAAAAGATCTCTTAACACTTAGTGATTGGCAAGAAAAGGTGAACCAAATAAGGATATATTCTGGTGAGAAATTTGAAACTATAAGTGGTATAGATGCAGGTGCGATTTGTGCAGTAACAGGACTCACAAAAACTAAGCCGGGAGAAGGTTTAGGGATAGAGAAAGCTTCAGAGAAACCAATATTAGAGCCTGTACTCTCCTACCAAATTATACTACCAGAGGGATTAGACCCAAGGGCAATGCTACCAAAGTTACGTGAGCTTGAAGAAGAAGAGCCAGAGCTTCAGATTGTCTGGGATGAGCAACTTCAAGAAATTCAGGTACAGATTATGGGAGAAGTACAGATAGAGATTTTGCAAAGTCTGATACAAAGTCGTTTTGGTGTAGAAGTGTTTTTTGATGACGGCAGAATTGTCTATAAAGAGACCATTGCCAATGTCGTTGAGGGGGTAGGACATTTTGAACCTTTAAGACATTATGCAGAGGTACATCTTTTGTTAGAACCGGGTAAACCAGGAAGTGGACTGAAGTTTGATACAATATGTAGTGAGGATATACTGGGTAAAAGTTGGCAAAGACTTGTTCTAAGTCATTTAGAAGAAAAAAAACATAAAGGTGTTCTGACAGGATCAGCAATCACAGATATGAAAATTACTTTAGTCTCAGGCAAAGCACATAACAAGCATACACAAGGTGGTGACTTTAGGGAAGCCACTTATCGTGCAGTACGTCAAGGCTTAAAGGAAGCTGAGTCTATAGTGTTGGAGCCTTATTATGCTTTTCAACTTGAATTACCTGAAAAAATGGTTGGAAAAGCTATGAATGACATTGAAACGATGCGCGGTACCAGCCAAATAACTCAGTTAGATGGAGAAATGGCAATTTTAGTGGGAAGTGCACCTGTTATAACCATGAGGAATTACCATAAAGAAGTAACTTCCTATACAAAAGGCCTTGGTAGGCTATTTTGCAACTTAAAGGGTTATGAACCATGCCATAATGCTGAAGAAGTTATTGAATCTATTGGTTATGATTCAGAAAGAGATCCAGAAAATCCAACAGGGTCTGTTTTTTGTTCACATGGCGCAGGATTTTCGGTGGATTGGAGTGAAGTTAAGGACTATATGCATGTAGAAAGCTTTCTTCAGAAAACAGATGAGTCTTCAGAACCAAAAACCATAATTCAAAAAGAAGAACCTTCACACTCAGAAGAAAGGCACATTAGTTTAGAAGAAATAGATCACATAATGAATAAAACTTTCTACGCCAATCAAGGTACCAAATCCGATTGGAAAAAAAGTAAAACAGCCAAAGAAAGTTATTTTAAGCCTGTTGAGTATACTAAAAAACAAGAAATAAAAGAAGAGTATCTACTTGTGGACGGCTATAATATTATCTATGCTTGGACTGAGTTGAAAGAGTTAGCTGATGAAAATATGGATGCTGCCAGAATGAAACTTCTAGATGTATTGAGTAACTATCAAGGGATTAAAAAATGCCATGTGATCGTTGTATTTGATGCATATCGTGTCCAAGGTCATCGTGAAGAAAGTATTAAATATCATAATATCCACATGATTTTTACAAAGGAAGCACAAACGGCTGATGAGTATATAGAAAAATTCGCTTATAATAATAAGAAAAAATACAAAGTAGTAG includes the following:
- a CDS encoding GntR family transcriptional regulator codes for the protein MKQEFREGITIYSQIVSNIENAILEGELKPEERLSSLRESAVEMEVNINTIMRAYNLLEEEGILRKKRGLGFFVSEDALKIIQKKRREAFYQNTVPELSKTLERLGINVDDLIEALKKEGTS
- a CDS encoding translation factor GTPase family protein; its protein translation is MKKLVIGILAHVDAGKTTLSESLLYLSGKIGELGRVDKKNAYLDNYELERARGITIFSKQAIFEIDSTQITLLDTPGHVDFSAEMERTLQVLDYAILVISGADGVQGHTKTLWRLLHMYQIPVFLFVNKMDQYGVDKNKLINEIKKQLDDGCIDFGQAKTDDFYEELAICDELMMETYLEKGHIQTESIKKAIKERKVFPCFYGSALKLEGIETFMEGIAQYTMIPCYPNEFGAKIFKITRDEQGNRVTHLKLTGGSLKVKDLLTLSDWQEKVNQIRIYSGEKFETISGIDAGAICAVTGLTKTKPGEGLGIEKASEKPILEPVLSYQIILPEGLDPRAMLPKLRELEEEEPELQIVWDEQLQEIQVQIMGEVQIEILQSLIQSRFGVEVFFDDGRIVYKETIANVVEGVGHFEPLRHYAEVHLLLEPGKPGSGLKFDTICSEDILGKSWQRLVLSHLEEKKHKGVLTGSAITDMKITLVSGKAHNKHTQGGDFREATYRAVRQGLKEAESIVLEPYYAFQLELPEKMVGKAMNDIETMRGTSQITQLDGEMAILVGSAPVITMRNYHKEVTSYTKGLGRLFCNLKGYEPCHNAEEVIESIGYDSERDPENPTGSVFCSHGAGFSVDWSEVKDYMHVESFLQKTDESSEPKTIIQKEEPSHSEERHISLEEIDHIMNKTFYANQGTKSDWKKSKTAKESYFKPVEYTKKQEIKEEYLLVDGYNIIYAWTELKELADENMDAARMKLLDVLSNYQGIKKCHVIVVFDAYRVQGHREESIKYHNIHMIFTKEAQTADEYIEKFAYNNKKKYKVVVATSDGLQQIIVRGAGGSLLSARDLKAEIEKTNEIIRQTHKEMNSQRNHIMDALSPEIKKQMEEMADKNQE